The Microtus ochrogaster isolate Prairie Vole_2 unplaced genomic scaffold, MicOch1.0 UNK112, whole genome shotgun sequence genome window below encodes:
- the Spin4 gene encoding spindlin-4, whose protein sequence is MSPPTVPPTGVDGVSAYLMKKRHTHKKQRRKPTFLTHRNIVGCRIQHGWKEGNEPVEQWKGTVLEQVSVKPTLYIIKYDGKDSVYGLELHRDKRVLALEVLPERVPSPRIDSRLADSLVGKAVGHVFEGEHGKKDEWKGMVLARAPIMDTWFYITYEKDPVLYMYTLLDDYKDGDLRIIPDSNYYFPTAEQEPGEVLDSLVGKQVEHAKDDGSKRTGIFIHQVVAKPSVYFIKFDDDIHIYVYGLVKTP, encoded by the coding sequence ATGTCTCCTCCGACCGTGCCTCCTACTGGGGTGGATGGCGTGTCCGCCTACCTGATGAAGAAAAGGCACACTCACAAGAAGCAGCGGCGTAAGCCCACTTTCCTCACTCACAGGAACATCGTTGGCTGCCGCATTCAGCACGGCTGGAAAGAAGGCAACGAGCCAGTGGAGCAATGGAAGGGTACTGTGCTCGAGCAGGTTTCCGTGAAGCCCACTCTCTATATAATTAAATACGATGGCAAAGACAGTGTGTACGGACTAGAACTGCACAGAGACAAGAGAGTTTTAGCTCTGGAAGTTCTTCCCGAGAGAGTTCCGTCTCCTCGCATTGATTCCCGCCTGGCAGATTCCCTGGTTGGGAAAGCAGTGGGACACGTGTTCGAAGGTGAGCACGGCAAGAAAGATGAGTGGAAGGGCATGGTGTTGGCACGAGCTCCCATAATGGACACTTGGTTTTACATCACCTACGAGAAAGATCCGGTCCTCTATATGTACACCTTGCTGGATGACTACAAAGATGGTGACCTGCGTATCATCCCAGATTCCAACTACTACTTCCCTACAGCAGAACAGGAGCCCGGGGAGGTGCTCGACAGTCTTGTGGGCAAGCAGGTGGAGCACGCCAAAGACGACGGATCCAAGAGAACTGGCATCTTTATCCATCAGGTGGTGGCCAAGCCGTCTGTCTACTTCATCAAGTTTGACGACGATATTCACATTTATGTCTATGGTTTGGTGAAAACCCCATAA